From a region of the Panthera uncia isolate 11264 chromosome B1, Puncia_PCG_1.0, whole genome shotgun sequence genome:
- the NKX2-6 gene encoding homeobox protein Nkx-2.6, with product MPLNPVTSTPFSVNDILRLEPEQIDPEFLQLREAPGSPESFQCQRPVPEPRKSEVHSTCSARGGNSDRTDESGCPGGPPETLAEMDSERVEEPQPGLSAASPLHGGTRGPELGVGDPGSGARGTGPEQPKARQRRKPRVLFSQAQVLALERRFKQQRYVSAPEREHLASALQLTPTQVKIWFQNRRYKCKRQRQDKSLELAGHPPAPRRVAVPVLVRDGKPCLGPGAPAFSGPYGAAAAPYSCYGGYAGAPFGAGYGGGYAGAPPGPATPAPLASAGFGGGGPGAGPQSHLPAALQGVRAW from the exons ATGCCGCTGAACCCTGTCACCTCCACCCCCTTCTCGGTCAATGATATCCTGAGGCTGGAGCCAGAGCAGATAGATCCCGAATTCTTGCAACTCCGGGAGGCACCGGGCAGCCCTGAAAGCTTTCAGTGCCAGCGACCGGTCCCAGAACCGCGAAAGTCAGAGGTTCACAGCACCTGCAGCGCCCGCGGCGGAAACAGCGACAGGACCGACGAGTCGGGGTGTCCTGGTGGTCCCCCCGAGACGCTCGCAGAGATGGACTCAGAACGCGTGGAGGAGCCAC AGCCGGGCCTCAGCGCAGCCTCGCCCCTCCACGGCGGGACCAGGGGGCCAGAGCTCGGCGTCGGCGACCCCGGCAGCGGCGCGCGCGGGACCGGCCCCGAGCAGCCCAAGGCGCGCCAGCGGCGGAAGCCCCGCGTGCTCTTCTCGCAGGCGCAGGTGCTGGCGCTGGAGCGGCGCTTCAAGCAGCAGCGGTACGTGTCGGCGCCCGAGCGCGAGCACCTGGCCAGCGCGCTACAGCTCACGCCCACGCAGGTCAAGATCTGGTTCCAGAACCGGCGCTACAAGTGCAAGAGACAGCGCCAGGACAAGTCTCTAGAACTGGCGGGCCACCCCCCGGCGCCGCGCCGGGTGGCGGTGCCCGTGCTGGTGCGGGACGGCAAGCCCTGCCTGGGCCCCGGCGCGCCGGCTTTCTCGGGCCCCTACGGCGCCGCCGCGGCGCCCTATTCCTGTTACGGCGGCTACGCGGGCGCCCCTTTTGGCGCCGGCTACGGCGGCGGCTACGCGGGCGCGCCCCCGGGTCCTGCGACGCCCGCACCCCTGGCCAGCGCGGGTTTCGGCGGGGGTGGCCCCGGCGCCGGCCCGCAGAGCCACCTGCCCGCCGCGCTGCAGGGCGTCAGGGCCTGGTGA